The following coding sequences are from one Anabas testudineus chromosome 16, fAnaTes1.2, whole genome shotgun sequence window:
- the LOC113170207 gene encoding steroid 21-hydroxylase, translating to MLVEISVTSVAAVCLVVLLLLFSCNSYRRSKYIQRDYKGSRSSGVQSRLLHHFYQFLPCSSSSSLPGPPRFFLIENMMELTHDHLPIHLTNLAQRYGNIYRLKCGSTTMVVLNSSEVIREALVKKWSDFAGRPVSYTGDIVSGGGYSISLGDYNEEWRAHRRLVHSALQRCSQKSLHDVIERQALNLRKVLMDYQSSAVDLSEDFTVAASNVITTLAFGKEYNKSSLELQQLHSCLNEIVALWGSSWISALDSFPLLRKLPNPVFSRLLKEVARRDEIIKQHLNNYKSQGKENEDHITGSLLQGLGEQHNTEHGVFLTDSHVHMATVDLLIGGTETTAAWLSWTVAFLLHRPEVQTRVYEELCTVLQGQYPKYSDRHRLPVLCSLINEVLRLRPVAPLAVPHRAIRDSSIAGYFIPKDTVIIPNLFGAHHDPAVWSEPYSFKPERFLEGGGGSTRALMPFGGGARLCLGESVAKMELFLFTGYLLRDFQFIPPESEASLPDLRGVASVVLKIKSYKVIARPRPVSSP from the exons atgctaGTAGAAATATCAGTGACAAGTGTAGCAGCTGTCTGTCTAGTTGTACTTTTGTTACTATTCAGTTGCAATTCTTATCGAAGGAGCAAGTACATACAAAGAGATTACAAAGGAAGCAGGTCCTCAG GAGTTCAGTCTAGACTTCTTCACCATTTCTATCAGTTTCTTCCctgctcttcatcttcttccctCCCGGGTCCTCCTCGCTTCTTCCTCATAGAAAATATGATGGAGCTGACACATGACCATCTGCCGATTCATCTGACCAATTTGGCACAACGTTATGGAAATATTTACCGGCTTAAATGTGGAAGCACAA ctaTGGTTGTGCTAAATAGCAGTGAAGTCATAAGAGAAGCACTGGTAAAGAAATGGTCTGACTTTGCAGGCAGACCAGTTTCATACACAG GTGACATTGTCTCTGGAGGAGGGTACTCCATCTCTCTGGGGGACTACAATGAGGAGTGGAGGGCACATCGACGTCTGGTCCACAGTGCCCTGCAGCGCTGCTCTCAGAAGTCTTTGCATGATGTGATTGAGAGACAGGCTCTGAACCTGCGAAAG GTTTTAATGGACTATCAAAGCAGCGCTGTAGATCTCTCAGAGGATTTCACTGTGGCAGCCAGTAATGTCATCACCACTTTGGCTTTTGGAAAAGAA tacAACAAGAGTtctctggagctgcagcagttGCACAGCTGTTTGAATGAGATTGTTGCTTTGTGGGGTTCATCTTGGATTTCTGCTCTAGACTCCTTTCCACTGCTCAGG AAATTGCCCAATCCTGTGTTTTCCCGACTTCTGAAAGAGGTGGCCAGGAGAGATGAAATTATAAAACAACATCTCAACAACTACAAG TCACAAGGCAAGGAAAACGAGGATCACATCACAGGATCTCTCCTCCAGGGCCTTGGCGaacagcacaacacagagcATGGAGTG TTCCTTACAGACAGTCATGTCCACATGGCCACTGTTGATCTTCTCATTGGGGGAACTGAAACCACAGCGGCCTGGCTAAGCTGGACCGTGGCCTTCCTTTTGCACAGACCAGAG GTGCAGACAAGGGTGTATGAGGAGTTGTGCACAGTTCTGCAGGGACAGTACCCCAAGTACTCTGACCGACACAGACTCCCTGTCCTGTGCTCTTTAATCAATGAGGTGCTCAGACTCAGACCAGTTGCTCCTCTAGCGGTGCCACACAGAGCCATCAGGGACAGCAG CATTGCAGGTTACTTCATTCCTAAGGACACAGTCATCATTCCCAATCTTTTTGGAGCTCACCATGATCCTGCAGTTTGGTCTGAGCCGTACAGCTTCAAACCAG AGCGCTTTCTGGAGGGAGGAGGCGGCTCCACGCGTGCTCTCATGCCTTTTGGAGGGGGGGCTAGACTCTGCTTGGGGGAGTCTGTTGCCAAAATGGAGCTCTTTCTGTTTACTGGCTACTTGCTGAGAGATTTCCAGTTCATTCCTCCTGAGAGTGAGGCGTCTCTGCCTGACCTGCGAGGAGTTGCCAGTGTTGTGCTCAAGATCAAGTCCTACAAAGTTATAGCACGTCCAAGACCTGTGAGCAGCCCCTGA